From Polaribacter butkevichii, a single genomic window includes:
- a CDS encoding DUF6607 family protein, translating to MTKSILTTLLLLVSITISAQSKKKKDQNAIKEMCGCYEVTFNFAETFNYSKDSTYRPSKTKVDKGLEWAGLVEDENNKISIQHLLQVGNPKDPMIIKHWRQDWLYENTDFYMFNGDNNWTFEQKSKSDVKKQWTQKVYQVDDSPRYEGSGTWVHVDGKSYWENETTAPLPRREYTKRNDYNITLRGNRHEITSYGWLHDQDNSKIIREAGKKDVVLAKEKGYNTYVKVDDSRCKAASDWWKANNNKWQLVRNKWEDVFNRNRNLSLETKVDNKPLYKHLFSDKITKEDEINTIIESFVKK from the coding sequence ATGACTAAATCAATATTAACTACACTACTACTTTTAGTTTCGATAACTATTAGTGCACAAAGTAAAAAGAAGAAAGATCAAAATGCCATAAAAGAAATGTGTGGCTGTTATGAAGTGACTTTCAATTTTGCTGAAACTTTTAACTATAGTAAAGATTCTACTTACAGACCTTCTAAAACAAAAGTTGATAAAGGTTTAGAATGGGCAGGCTTGGTAGAAGACGAGAATAATAAAATATCAATTCAACATTTATTACAAGTTGGTAACCCAAAAGACCCAATGATTATTAAGCATTGGAGACAAGATTGGTTGTACGAAAACACAGATTTTTACATGTTTAATGGTGATAACAACTGGACTTTTGAACAAAAAAGTAAAAGTGATGTAAAAAAACAATGGACACAAAAAGTATATCAAGTAGATGACAGTCCACGTTACGAAGGTTCTGGAACTTGGGTTCATGTAGACGGAAAAAGCTATTGGGAAAACGAAACTACCGCTCCATTACCAAGAAGAGAATACACCAAGAGAAACGATTACAACATCACGTTAAGAGGTAATAGACATGAAATTACAAGCTACGGTTGGCTTCATGACCAAGATAACAGTAAAATTATTCGCGAAGCGGGAAAAAAAGATGTTGTGTTAGCCAAAGAAAAAGGATACAATACGTACGTAAAAGTTGATGATAGTAGATGTAAAGCAGCTTCTGATTGGTGGAAAGCTAACAATAATAAATGGCAATTGGTTAGAAATAAATGGGAAGATGTTTTTAATAGAAACAGAAATTTATCCTTAGAAACTAAAGTAGACAACAAACCATTGTACAAACATTTATTTTCTGATAAAATTACCAAAGAAGACGAAATAAACACAATCATAGAATCATTTGTAAAAAAATAA
- a CDS encoding DUF2271 domain-containing protein, with the protein MIKKILFIVPIFLLVVTALFSFKKTSESTPYKCMIQMKNYTGEGAYVVVSLLNPNGEYEETLYVQGDDDEWYFDITEWWNFQGKKRADIDAITGATISGGQRTISIIRIDKDKIDKGYKIRFETAVEDQKYHKDDVEFELTTANLKSKIEGKGFIRYVRMLAQ; encoded by the coding sequence ATGATTAAAAAAATCTTATTTATAGTTCCAATATTTTTATTGGTTGTAACAGCCTTATTCAGTTTTAAAAAAACAAGTGAAAGCACTCCATACAAATGTATGATTCAAATGAAAAACTACACGGGCGAGGGTGCTTATGTAGTGGTGTCATTATTAAACCCAAATGGCGAATATGAAGAAACTTTATATGTGCAAGGTGATGATGATGAATGGTATTTTGACATTACAGAATGGTGGAATTTTCAAGGTAAAAAAAGAGCTGATATTGATGCGATTACAGGAGCTACAATTAGCGGCGGACAACGTACTATTAGCATAATTAGAATTGATAAAGATAAAATAGATAAAGGATATAAAATCCGTTTTGAAACTGCTGTAGAAGATCAAAAATATCATAAAGATGATGTAGAATTTGAGCTAACAACAGCCAATTTAAAGTCTAAAATAGAAGGAAAAGGATTTATACGCTACGTAAGAATGTTAGCACAATAA
- a CDS encoding DUF6686 family protein: MCQKSKIIASVKNGEISICKDCNNYNLIFNNIFFQFDKEQLKKFKEYVAAIDIHYWLDYSANTTQRRKIPVPTFHQNLVLVFDTYEIEELKILLGIYPSNKNKIIATADIDYSLILN; the protein is encoded by the coding sequence ATGTGTCAAAAATCTAAAATAATAGCTAGCGTTAAAAACGGAGAAATATCAATTTGTAAAGATTGTAATAATTATAACCTTATTTTTAATAATATCTTTTTTCAGTTTGATAAAGAGCAATTAAAGAAATTTAAAGAATATGTTGCCGCCATAGACATTCATTATTGGTTAGATTACAGTGCTAATACAACACAAAGAAGAAAGATACCGGTACCCACTTTTCATCAAAATTTAGTTTTAGTTTTTGATACTTATGAAATTGAAGAACTTAAAATTTTATTAGGAATTTATCCTTCCAATAAAAACAAAATAATAGCTACGGCTGATATCGATTATTCTTTAATTTTAAATTAA
- the uvrA gene encoding excinuclease ABC subunit UvrA, with product MKTDISKVNPKENIIIKGARLHNLKNIDVVIPRNKLVVITGLSGSGKSSLAFDTLYAEGQRRYVESLSSYARQFLGKLHKPKVDYIKGIAPAIAIEQKVNSTNPRSTVGTSTEIYDYIKLLYARIGKTYSPISGKEVKKDTVSDVVNFVKEFNERTKLLLLAPITIDENRDLKTVLQVLEQQGYARLKWNDKVYRIADFPQAEFKNEPLFLVVDRIITKDDDDFFNRLADAIQTAFFEGKGICFIENLEDNKVAEFSNKFDLDGMSFLEPNTHLFSFNNPYGACPTCEGYGSVIGIDEELVIPNTGLSIMEDCIFPFKTPSYVHYKEDLIDVAYQFDIPIHKPWFELTEEQKELVWNGNKSFNGIHHFFTVLEEKSYKIQNRVMLSRYRGKTKCTSCNGKRLRHETNFVKINEKTISDLVTLPLDELSVFFKNIKLDKYDAKIGQRLLTEINNRLLFLTNVGLSYLTINRTSNTLSGGESQRINLATSLGSSLVGSMYILDEPSIGLHPKDTERLIGVLKDLRDLGNTVVVVEHDEDIMREADYIIDIGPEAGTFGGHVVAEGNFDAILKSDSLTAKYLNEELKIEVPTKRRTSRNKIEIIGARENNLKNVDVTFPLNCLSVITGVSGSGKSTLVKSILYPTMQKQLIGHGEKVGQHTEVKGDFDTLKHVEFIDQNPIGRSSRSNPVTYIKAYDDIRSLFANQKLSSIRNYKPKHFSFNVEGGRCEVCKGEGEVTIEMQFMADVHLECDACNGKRFKKEVLEVKFDGKSIDDILNLTIDDAVAFFSENLVTKIASKLKPLQDVGLGYVKLGQSSSTLSGGEAQRIKLASFLVKGNTKDKALFIFDEPTTGLHFHDIKKLLASFNALIDKGHSIIVIEHNIELIKCADYIIDLGLEGGKNGGNLIFQGTPEDLAKNKESYTAKYLAEKLVY from the coding sequence ATGAAGACGGACATTTCTAAAGTAAATCCTAAAGAAAACATTATAATTAAAGGAGCTAGACTCCATAATTTAAAGAACATAGACGTTGTAATACCAAGAAATAAATTGGTTGTAATTACAGGACTTTCTGGTTCAGGAAAGTCATCTTTAGCGTTTGATACTTTGTATGCAGAAGGTCAGCGACGTTATGTAGAGAGTTTAAGCTCTTATGCGCGTCAGTTTTTAGGCAAATTACACAAGCCTAAGGTAGATTATATAAAAGGTATTGCACCGGCAATTGCCATTGAGCAAAAAGTAAATTCTACAAATCCGCGTTCTACAGTAGGTACATCAACAGAAATTTACGATTATATAAAATTATTATACGCCAGAATTGGTAAAACCTACTCACCTATTTCTGGTAAAGAAGTTAAAAAAGACACGGTTTCTGATGTTGTTAACTTTGTAAAAGAGTTTAATGAAAGAACAAAACTATTATTGTTAGCTCCTATTACAATTGATGAAAACCGAGATTTAAAAACCGTTTTACAAGTTTTAGAACAGCAAGGGTATGCACGTTTAAAATGGAACGATAAAGTATATCGAATTGCAGATTTTCCGCAGGCTGAATTTAAAAACGAACCTTTATTTTTAGTCGTAGATAGAATTATTACCAAAGACGATGACGACTTTTTTAATCGTTTAGCAGATGCTATTCAGACTGCTTTTTTTGAAGGAAAAGGAATCTGTTTTATAGAAAATTTAGAAGACAATAAAGTAGCTGAATTTAGTAATAAGTTCGATTTAGACGGCATGTCTTTCTTAGAACCCAACACACATTTATTTAGTTTTAACAATCCTTATGGCGCTTGTCCAACTTGTGAGGGGTATGGAAGCGTAATTGGTATCGATGAAGAATTAGTGATTCCGAATACGGGTTTATCTATTATGGAAGATTGTATTTTTCCGTTTAAAACACCTTCTTATGTACATTATAAAGAAGACTTAATAGATGTTGCGTATCAATTCGATATTCCTATTCACAAACCTTGGTTCGAACTTACCGAAGAACAAAAAGAATTGGTTTGGAATGGTAATAAATCCTTTAACGGAATACATCATTTCTTTACCGTTTTAGAAGAAAAAAGTTATAAAATTCAGAACCGAGTAATGCTTTCTCGCTACCGCGGAAAAACAAAATGTACGTCTTGTAATGGAAAACGTTTAAGACACGAAACGAATTTTGTAAAAATAAACGAAAAAACAATTTCAGACCTAGTAACTCTTCCTTTAGATGAATTATCTGTCTTTTTTAAGAATATTAAATTAGATAAATACGATGCTAAAATAGGGCAGCGTTTACTAACAGAAATTAACAATCGTTTGTTGTTTTTAACCAATGTTGGTTTATCCTATTTAACTATCAACAGAACTTCTAACACACTTTCTGGAGGTGAAAGTCAGCGTATTAATTTAGCAACTTCTTTAGGGAGTTCTTTAGTGGGTTCTATGTATATTTTAGATGAACCAAGTATTGGTTTGCATCCAAAAGATACCGAACGCTTAATTGGTGTTTTAAAAGATTTACGAGATTTAGGAAACACCGTTGTTGTGGTAGAGCATGATGAAGATATTATGCGAGAGGCCGATTATATTATAGATATTGGTCCAGAAGCTGGTACTTTTGGTGGACATGTTGTTGCAGAAGGAAACTTTGATGCGATCTTAAAATCAGACTCATTAACGGCAAAATACCTTAACGAAGAATTAAAAATCGAAGTTCCTACCAAACGTAGAACTTCTAGAAATAAAATTGAAATAATTGGTGCTAGAGAAAACAATTTAAAGAATGTAGATGTTACGTTTCCACTAAATTGTTTGTCTGTAATAACAGGCGTTTCTGGTTCGGGAAAAAGTACGTTGGTTAAAAGCATTTTGTATCCAACAATGCAAAAACAACTGATTGGTCATGGAGAAAAAGTTGGGCAACATACAGAAGTAAAAGGCGATTTTGACACCTTAAAACACGTAGAATTTATCGATCAAAATCCAATCGGACGCTCATCTCGTTCCAATCCTGTAACGTATATTAAAGCTTATGATGATATTCGCTCGTTATTTGCAAATCAGAAATTATCATCCATCAGAAACTACAAACCCAAGCACTTTTCTTTCAATGTAGAAGGCGGTCGTTGCGAGGTTTGTAAAGGAGAAGGAGAAGTTACCATAGAAATGCAATTTATGGCAGATGTACATTTAGAATGTGATGCTTGTAACGGTAAACGCTTTAAAAAAGAAGTTTTAGAAGTTAAATTCGATGGAAAATCTATAGATGATATTTTAAATCTAACGATTGATGATGCGGTTGCATTTTTCTCAGAAAATTTGGTAACAAAAATTGCAAGTAAATTAAAACCTTTGCAAGATGTTGGTTTGGGTTATGTAAAATTAGGCCAGTCTTCTTCTACCCTTTCAGGCGGAGAAGCGCAGCGTATAAAATTGGCTTCCTTTTTAGTAAAAGGAAACACCAAAGACAAGGCATTGTTTATTTTTGATGAACCTACAACAGGTTTGCATTTTCACGATATTAAAAAATTATTAGCATCGTTTAATGCCTTAATAGACAAAGGGCATTCTATTATTGTGATAGAACATAACATTGAATTAATTAAATGTGCAGATTATATTATAGATTTAGGTTTAGAAGGTGGTAAAAACGGTGGAAACCTTATTTTTCAAGGAACTCCAGAAGATTTAGCAAAAAATAAAGAGTCTTATACGGCTAAATATTTGGCAGAAAAATTGGTTTATTAG
- a CDS encoding HmuY family protein, producing MERYGSYGFSDYATKFTKDQRSIVSTWINGVVPGSSSSLKDNVFYVVNDTDGNLYKLQFLALTNEAGERGHPEFIYSLLQ from the coding sequence ATTGAGCGTTATGGTTCTTATGGATTTTCTGATTATGCCACAAAATTTACAAAAGACCAACGAAGTATTGTTAGTACTTGGATAAACGGAGTTGTACCAGGAAGTTCCTCCTCTTTAAAAGACAATGTATTTTATGTTGTAAATGATACAGATGGTAACTTATATAAACTCCAGTTTTTAGCATTAACTAACGAAGCAGGAGAACGAGGTCATCCAGAATTTATATACAGTTTATTACAATAA
- a CDS encoding MauE/DoxX family redox-associated membrane protein — protein sequence MITNLTDKQKINWVRILAILAVLVLMVYAPKLWLTTKVFPVIPLFDWLPIPIYPFDYILAGFFFLIQIVYIFQNKRWQGWTILGVYLFLALVDQNRLQPYFYQSFLTIFAIEIFNRKANPRKILYAIILIFFATYFWSGIQKLNEAFYIQWLSAINKHFSFLPQWFLVAFTYAVPWLEALMGVLLLFNKTRKFGVVFILLMHSTITFLLFYLGYGYNVVPWNIQNMLSVIIIFWTLKTSNAFEFFLQFFNTQKLAILVFTMMLPLANNLTGFYDNLLSFHFFTADLKYYIVYLDEELEENLPEHIQDFYRTYEGKTYISVTEWSQHDNKVLFYPEDRAIEYLDTYLRSFATNPAKEGLTQLVNYNQIIKK from the coding sequence ATGATCACAAATCTAACAGACAAACAGAAAATAAATTGGGTAAGAATACTTGCTATTCTTGCAGTTTTGGTATTAATGGTCTATGCACCAAAATTATGGCTAACAACAAAAGTTTTCCCTGTAATACCTTTGTTTGATTGGTTGCCAATACCTATCTATCCTTTCGATTATATTTTAGCCGGATTTTTCTTTTTAATACAAATTGTCTATATTTTTCAGAATAAAAGATGGCAAGGTTGGACCATTCTTGGTGTATATCTCTTTTTAGCGCTCGTAGATCAAAACAGATTGCAGCCTTACTTTTATCAAAGTTTTTTAACCATTTTTGCAATAGAAATTTTCAATAGAAAAGCAAATCCAAGGAAAATATTATACGCTATTATCCTTATCTTTTTCGCTACTTATTTTTGGAGCGGAATTCAGAAATTAAATGAAGCCTTTTACATACAGTGGTTAAGCGCTATCAACAAACATTTTAGTTTTTTGCCACAATGGTTTTTAGTTGCTTTTACGTATGCTGTGCCTTGGCTAGAAGCTTTAATGGGGGTTTTACTATTGTTCAATAAGACTAGAAAATTCGGAGTCGTTTTTATCCTCTTAATGCACTCAACAATTACATTTCTATTATTTTATTTAGGGTATGGTTACAATGTTGTGCCATGGAATATTCAGAATATGTTAAGTGTAATCATCATTTTTTGGACTTTAAAAACATCAAATGCATTTGAATTCTTTCTACAATTTTTTAATACACAGAAATTAGCCATTTTGGTTTTCACCATGATGTTGCCGTTAGCAAATAACTTAACAGGTTTTTATGACAACTTGTTATCTTTTCATTTTTTTACGGCAGATTTAAAATACTATATTGTCTATCTAGATGAAGAGTTAGAAGAGAATTTACCAGAACACATTCAAGATTTTTATAGAACCTACGAAGGAAAAACATATATAAGCGTTACAGAATGGTCTCAACATGATAATAAAGTATTGTTTTACCCAGAAGATAGAGCTATTGAATATTTAGATACTTATTTACGTTCTTTTGCAACAAACCCAGCTAAAGAAGGGTTGACACAATTGGTAAATTACAATCAGATTATTAAGAAATAA
- a CDS encoding ankyrin repeat domain-containing protein, with the protein MQKSNKIALLFLLISVTVTAQKNNIFHNRAFWKTNPSISIIDQKIAEGNDASALNQNAFDGVVYAILNKVDNKTIEYLLTKKGNDVNKKTHDGRTYIFWAAYTNNLEIMKHLVSKGAKTDVIDTHGNTFLNFAASAGQLDIELYKYSFSIGADITKEKNHDGANALLLVASHLKDFKLVKYLITKGASLDDKDAEGNGLFEYAAKGGNTQFLKILLDKGVDTGKNAMLFASKGSRNKQNTLETYQFLEKNGIKPNVVDDNNRNPLHFIARNNKDLSIFKYFIDKGVSTNLQDKEGNSPFINAANSNSLEVVKLLSKDVKSINLKNNDGHTALTNAVGRNSVDVIEYLLKKGADINIVDKDGNTLSYYLIKNFKANKPEIFDAKLNVLEKNGLVINQLQNSGNTLLHIATQENNLPLLKRLAAFKIDVNTLNKESLSALQIAVMKAKNTEIIKYLLSIGADKNIKTDFDESIFDLASENELLKKQQINFLK; encoded by the coding sequence ATGCAAAAATCAAATAAAATAGCCTTACTATTTTTACTTATTAGCGTTACAGTAACTGCGCAAAAAAACAACATTTTTCATAACAGAGCTTTTTGGAAAACAAACCCAAGTATCTCTATTATAGATCAAAAAATTGCAGAAGGAAATGATGCTTCTGCTTTAAACCAAAATGCTTTTGATGGCGTTGTCTATGCCATTTTAAATAAAGTAGATAACAAAACAATCGAATATCTTTTAACTAAAAAAGGAAATGACGTTAATAAAAAAACACACGATGGACGAACGTATATTTTTTGGGCCGCATACACTAATAATTTAGAAATTATGAAACACCTTGTTTCTAAAGGAGCAAAAACAGATGTAATAGATACACACGGAAACACTTTTTTAAACTTTGCAGCTTCTGCCGGTCAATTAGATATAGAATTATATAAATATAGTTTTAGTATTGGTGCAGATATTACAAAAGAAAAAAACCATGATGGGGCAAATGCATTGTTGTTGGTTGCTTCTCATTTAAAAGATTTTAAACTTGTAAAATATTTAATTACAAAAGGCGCTTCTTTAGATGATAAAGATGCAGAAGGAAACGGGCTTTTTGAATATGCCGCAAAAGGAGGAAATACACAATTCTTAAAAATTCTTTTAGACAAGGGGGTTGATACCGGAAAAAATGCGATGTTATTTGCTAGCAAAGGTTCTAGAAACAAACAGAACACTTTAGAAACGTATCAATTTTTAGAAAAAAACGGAATAAAACCAAATGTTGTTGATGACAATAATAGAAATCCACTTCACTTTATCGCTAGAAATAATAAGGATCTTTCAATTTTTAAATACTTTATAGATAAAGGAGTATCTACTAACTTACAAGATAAAGAAGGAAATTCTCCTTTTATAAATGCTGCCAATAGCAACAGCTTAGAAGTTGTTAAATTATTATCTAAGGATGTAAAAAGTATCAACCTAAAAAATAATGACGGTCATACTGCCCTAACAAATGCTGTTGGTAGAAACTCTGTTGATGTTATTGAATACTTATTAAAAAAAGGTGCAGACATTAATATTGTTGATAAAGATGGAAATACGCTTTCTTATTATCTAATTAAAAACTTTAAAGCAAATAAGCCCGAAATTTTTGATGCCAAATTAAACGTTTTAGAAAAAAACGGATTGGTTATAAATCAACTTCAAAATTCTGGAAACACATTATTACATATTGCCACTCAAGAAAATAATTTGCCTTTATTAAAAAGGTTAGCCGCATTTAAAATTGATGTAAATACACTAAATAAAGAAAGCTTATCTGCATTACAAATAGCAGTAATGAAAGCTAAAAACACAGAAATCATTAAATATTTACTAAGCATTGGTGCTGATAAAAATATAAAAACAGATTTTGATGAATCTATTTTTGATTTAGCCTCTGAAAACGAATTATTAAAAAAACAACAAATCAACTTTTTAAAATAA
- a CDS encoding RNA polymerase sigma factor: MEKNSITDSTLVSNYILGKEAALEVLIKRHQQRLFSFIYSKVQDRDITEDVFQDTFIKVIRTLKKGNYNEEGKFLPWVMRIAHNLVIDHFRKTNRMPSFKNTDEFDIFSILGDGNLNAEKQIIQEQIHADVRELVNELPEEQKEVLIMRMYKDMSFKEISENTGVSINTALGRMRYALINMRKLIEKHKIILVD; the protein is encoded by the coding sequence ATGGAAAAAAACTCAATTACAGACAGTACTTTAGTAAGTAATTATATTTTAGGAAAAGAAGCAGCTTTAGAGGTTTTAATTAAAAGACATCAACAAAGATTATTTAGCTTTATATATAGCAAAGTACAAGATAGAGATATTACAGAAGACGTTTTTCAGGATACATTTATAAAAGTTATTAGAACTTTAAAAAAAGGAAATTATAACGAAGAAGGTAAGTTTTTACCTTGGGTTATGAGAATTGCTCATAATTTGGTAATAGATCATTTTAGAAAAACCAATAGAATGCCAAGCTTTAAAAATACTGATGAGTTTGATATTTTTTCTATTTTGGGTGATGGTAACTTAAATGCCGAAAAACAAATTATACAAGAACAGATTCATGCAGATGTAAGAGAGCTTGTAAATGAGCTGCCAGAAGAACAAAAAGAGGTTTTGATAATGCGCATGTATAAAGATATGAGTTTTAAAGAAATTAGCGAAAATACAGGGGTTAGCATTAATACAGCACTTGGTAGAATGCGTTATGCTCTTATAAATATGCGTAAATTAATAGAAAAACATAAAATTATTTTGGTAGATTAA
- a CDS encoding PepSY domain-containing protein: protein MTISIWRYSHLTLAISSALFIIIASVTGIILAFEPISDKLNSFDVVPTNQISIAETIAVLHQKYEEIITIEVDENDFVSANVILEDGKSATFYINPKTGEKIGEIIEKKPIYEFATNLHRSLFLKSTGRILIGFVSFLLLLISVTGIVLIAKRQGGISKFFSKIVKEDFNQYYHIIIGRYTLIPIIIITVTGVYLSLEKFSLLPKDTAIHQNIEQKKDTSTVNSATFEFFKTTKLDKVKKIEFPFSTDEEDYYYVKLTNKEVAVHQKTGQIISLKKQPLVTFGSYYSLLLHTGKGSILWSIILLLACFAILFFIFSGFAMTLQRRKKTTIIKNKFHKDEAEYIILVGSETGSTFNFATAFYKALITSGKTVFLSELNQYASYKKATNLIIFTATYGEGEAPINAKKFISKIESTPQNNVLNFSVVGFGSKEYTQYCKFAVLVHANLQLHNKFTPILPVSKINNQSFSEFNQWLEEWNSFNKTTLTITAESLLTNNKKEQEFTVINKTDINIDDTFLIQLKPNKKTTFESGDLLSITPKNETRSRLYSIAKIDHTILLSIKKHEFGLCSTYFNSLHTADKMVASIQKNAAFHLSKKTKEVILIANGTGIAPFLGMINRNKSNTKVHLFWGGRTKESFNIYKNNINTAIENKGLTSFYTAYSQEEKEKIYVQDIIKRQATLIANTLKNGNIIMICGSIAMQKGVTKVLEEICKKHLQSSLYKFEENNQIKTDCY, encoded by the coding sequence ATGACAATTTCTATTTGGAGATATAGCCACTTAACCCTAGCTATATCTTCTGCTTTATTTATTATAATTGCTTCTGTTACCGGAATAATATTAGCTTTTGAACCAATCTCAGATAAATTAAACTCGTTTGATGTTGTGCCTACTAATCAAATTTCTATTGCAGAAACCATTGCCGTATTGCATCAAAAATACGAAGAGATAATTACCATAGAAGTTGATGAGAATGATTTTGTGTCTGCAAATGTTATTTTAGAAGATGGTAAAAGTGCTACTTTTTATATCAACCCAAAAACAGGAGAAAAGATTGGAGAGATCATAGAGAAAAAACCAATTTATGAATTTGCTACAAATTTACATCGTTCGTTATTTTTAAAATCTACAGGAAGAATCTTAATTGGTTTTGTTTCCTTTTTACTGCTGTTAATTTCCGTTACCGGAATTGTATTAATTGCAAAAAGACAAGGTGGTATTTCTAAGTTTTTCTCTAAAATTGTTAAAGAAGATTTTAACCAATATTACCATATTATTATAGGTCGCTATACATTGATTCCTATTATTATCATTACCGTAACCGGAGTTTATTTGTCTTTAGAAAAATTTTCTTTGTTACCAAAAGACACTGCTATTCATCAAAATATTGAACAGAAAAAAGACACCTCAACAGTTAATAGCGCTACTTTTGAGTTTTTTAAAACAACAAAGTTAGATAAAGTCAAAAAAATAGAATTCCCTTTTTCTACAGATGAAGAAGATTATTACTATGTAAAACTTACTAATAAAGAAGTTGCTGTACATCAAAAAACAGGACAAATTATTAGCCTAAAAAAACAACCATTGGTAACTTTTGGCTCTTATTATAGCTTATTACTCCATACAGGAAAAGGCTCTATTTTATGGTCTATCATTTTATTATTAGCTTGTTTTGCTATTTTATTCTTTATTTTTTCTGGTTTTGCAATGACTTTACAAAGAAGAAAGAAAACAACAATCATAAAAAATAAGTTTCACAAAGATGAAGCTGAATACATTATACTAGTTGGTTCTGAAACCGGAAGCACTTTTAATTTTGCAACGGCATTTTATAAAGCTTTAATAACTTCTGGAAAAACGGTGTTTTTATCAGAATTAAACCAGTACGCAAGCTATAAAAAAGCCACAAACCTTATTATATTTACTGCAACTTATGGTGAAGGAGAAGCACCCATAAATGCGAAAAAATTTATTTCTAAAATTGAAAGCACACCGCAAAACAATGTCTTAAATTTCTCTGTAGTAGGTTTTGGCTCTAAAGAATATACACAATATTGTAAGTTTGCTGTTTTAGTACACGCTAATTTACAATTACACAATAAGTTCACTCCTATTTTACCCGTTTCTAAAATTAATAATCAATCTTTTTCTGAATTTAATCAATGGTTAGAAGAATGGAATTCTTTTAACAAAACAACCCTTACAATAACTGCAGAAAGTCTTTTAACAAATAACAAAAAGGAACAAGAATTTACGGTAATCAATAAAACTGATATTAATATTGATGATACTTTTTTAATTCAATTAAAGCCGAATAAAAAAACAACTTTCGAGTCTGGAGACTTACTTTCTATTACTCCAAAAAATGAAACGAGAAGCCGTTTGTATTCTATTGCTAAAATTGATCATACAATTCTGTTAAGCATCAAAAAACATGAATTCGGACTTTGCTCTACCTATTTTAATAGCTTACATACAGCTGATAAAATGGTAGCTAGCATTCAAAAAAATGCAGCATTTCATCTTTCGAAGAAAACAAAAGAAGTTATTTTAATTGCCAACGGAACCGGAATTGCACCATTTTTAGGAATGATTAATAGAAACAAATCAAACACAAAAGTCCATTTATTTTGGGGAGGAAGAACAAAAGAATCCTTTAATATCTATAAAAACAACATTAATACTGCTATAGAAAACAAAGGACTTACTTCTTTTTATACTGCCTACTCTCAAGAAGAAAAAGAAAAAATATATGTTCAAGATATAATAAAACGGCAAGCAACTTTAATTGCAAATACTTTAAAAAACGGAAATATAATTATGATTTGTGGCTCTATTGCTATGCAAAAAGGAGTTACAAAAGTGTTAGAAGAAATCTGTAAAAAACACCTACAATCTTCATTATATAAATTTGAAGAAAACAACCAAATTAAAACTGACTGTTACTAA